One Elusimicrobiota bacterium genomic region harbors:
- a CDS encoding glycosyltransferase family 39 protein — MDKKVKIFWIIPVFLIPFVFINFDFFKFLILHPSNFTKESLLHTITNFILFPLLFLTIISGLVSLGNKILKFYNFESFVFSYAVGVGVLIYVIFLLSVFGVLHKSIMFLILIILISLSLPYLKKIKSLLVAIGNINISPVFILLGVLVLLAVSYGFLNAIAPPTEHDSLAYHLAIPKLWIKHGGMFYVPWLTANWPYNSEMLFLFGLSLGSDILPQLFNFANVLITAGILYSFSKKYFCEQVAWLSVLLFLTMRIVVINSGVAGSDFTLGMFALAAIYAFWNYKNEDKTPWLVLSAVMAALSAGCKYNGLLIILIIGLYIVIFIKSQKLKILFRFCLISIVVASPWYIRNYIMTGNPVWPFIFGEKDWNPVAGREFFLRSIIPGTSFLINDFKSFFKYFIINNNLKYEPQYFVISFLLVFIIFIIFKKIKVDLIIKSLILYIFINCVLFFNQIEIWRLLIPAHPLLCLILSWMIIALYKSGKKITVLLLCFSIFSSVNMKSTIELFYAFGIKSQVNPAISPKERYLDITSTIYPISRYINENLPENSKVLLFNETRGYYIDKEYLWGDCGNQGIINYYELRDLKELRAKLSKLKITHILVKNKGIGCSQYESYVFNLMNDFIKKYCRVNKEDNRFVLYEIKT; from the coding sequence ATGGATAAAAAAGTAAAAATTTTTTGGATAATACCGGTATTTCTAATCCCCTTTGTTTTTATAAATTTTGATTTTTTCAAATTCCTTATTTTACACCCGTCAAATTTTACAAAAGAATCACTTCTTCATACAATAACTAATTTTATTCTCTTTCCTTTACTGTTTTTAACGATAATTTCAGGTTTAGTAAGTCTCGGCAATAAGATTTTGAAATTTTATAATTTTGAAAGTTTTGTTTTTTCTTATGCTGTCGGGGTAGGTGTTTTAATTTATGTTATATTCTTACTATCAGTGTTCGGAGTGCTTCATAAAAGCATAATGTTTCTGATTTTAATAATACTGATAAGTTTATCCTTACCATATTTAAAAAAAATTAAAAGTTTATTAGTTGCTATAGGTAATATTAATATTTCACCGGTTTTTATATTATTGGGTGTTTTGGTATTATTAGCAGTATCGTATGGTTTTTTAAATGCCATTGCTCCTCCTACGGAACATGATTCTCTTGCCTATCATCTGGCAATACCTAAACTATGGATAAAGCACGGAGGGATGTTTTATGTTCCTTGGTTAACAGCCAACTGGCCTTATAATTCTGAAATGTTGTTTCTATTTGGTTTGAGTTTAGGTTCTGATATTTTACCTCAGCTTTTTAATTTTGCAAATGTATTGATAACGGCAGGCATATTATATTCATTTTCAAAAAAATATTTTTGCGAGCAAGTTGCATGGCTAAGTGTTCTTTTATTTTTAACAATGAGGATTGTGGTTATAAACAGCGGTGTTGCGGGTTCTGATTTTACTCTTGGTATGTTTGCTTTGGCTGCAATTTATGCTTTTTGGAATTATAAAAACGAAGATAAAACACCATGGCTTGTATTAAGTGCAGTCATGGCAGCATTATCTGCAGGGTGTAAATATAACGGTTTGCTGATTATTTTGATTATTGGCTTATATATAGTTATATTCATAAAATCTCAAAAATTGAAAATTCTTTTCAGGTTTTGTTTGATAAGTATTGTCGTTGCCTCTCCCTGGTATATAAGAAATTATATTATGACGGGTAATCCTGTGTGGCCTTTTATTTTCGGAGAGAAAGACTGGAACCCTGTTGCAGGAAGAGAGTTTTTTTTAAGGAGTATTATACCGGGTACAAGTTTTTTAATTAACGATTTCAAGAGTTTTTTTAAATATTTCATAATAAATAATAATCTTAAATATGAACCTCAATACTTTGTAATCTCCTTTCTGCTTGTTTTTATAATTTTTATAATTTTTAAAAAAATAAAAGTAGACTTGATAATAAAAAGTTTAATTCTATATATATTTATTAATTGTGTTTTGTTTTTCAATCAGATTGAAATATGGAGATTGTTAATTCCGGCTCATCCATTGCTTTGTTTAATATTATCGTGGATGATAATTGCACTTTATAAATCAGGTAAAAAAATAACAGTTTTACTTTTATGTTTCAGTATATTCTCATCAGTGAATATGAAATCAACAATCGAGTTATTTTATGCATTTGGCATAAAATCCCAAGTTAATCCGGCAATAAGTCCTAAAGAACGATATTTAGATATTACTTCAACTATTTATCCTATTTCCAGATATATAAATGAAAATTTACCTGAAAACTCAAAAGTATTGCTTTTTAATGAGACCAGAGGATATTATATTGATAAGGAATATCTTTGGGGAGATTGTGGTAATCAGGGAATAATAAATTATTATGAATTAAGAGATTTAAAGGAATTAAGAGCTAAATTATCAAAACTAAAAATAACGCATATACTTGTGAAAAATAAAGGAATCGGTTGTTCGCAATATGAATCTTACGTCTTTAATTTAATGAATGATTTTATAAAAAAATACTGTCGGGTTAACAAAGAAGATAACAGATTTGTCCTTTACGAAATTAAAACTTAA
- a CDS encoding metallophosphoesterase, producing the protein MPFLKRHVQRKIFIFTMVSLWVIFVVGNIIGHGNGGSFARVLEFAGMDWMASIFLIFVCLLAVDVVTVFGYILPGLAPAIRGFSLLAGIALSLIAFIQGMRPPIVQNYEVSLAGLPAKMDGTVIVAMSDLHLGSLLGESWLNERIKQVEAEKPDMIVLLGDITEGHGRSQDVFTPILHKLSAPYGVWAVLGNHESHRNENSGNIWMKESGLQVLHNRWVEIKPGLVLAGVDDFTAGRRLNEKVDYISKALDKKPKGAVILLSHTPWFTEKAAGAGAGLMLCGHTHDGQIWPFGYLVKTRYPLLGGRYEVNGMTVIVCRGTGTWGPRMRLWRPGEILRIKLHNKNKKLN; encoded by the coding sequence GTGCCGTTTTTAAAACGCCATGTGCAAAGAAAAATATTTATTTTTACAATGGTTTCACTTTGGGTGATATTTGTAGTTGGCAATATAATCGGGCACGGAAACGGTGGCAGTTTTGCGCGCGTTCTTGAATTCGCCGGTATGGATTGGATGGCGTCAATATTCCTTATATTCGTGTGTCTTCTTGCAGTTGATGTTGTTACGGTATTCGGTTATATTTTACCGGGTTTAGCGCCTGCAATACGTGGTTTTTCACTCTTAGCAGGAATAGCACTTTCTTTAATAGCATTTATTCAGGGTATGCGTCCTCCAATTGTACAAAATTATGAAGTATCTTTGGCCGGGCTTCCCGCTAAAATGGATGGTACTGTAATTGTTGCAATGTCCGATTTGCACCTTGGCTCACTTTTAGGCGAAAGTTGGTTAAATGAGCGTATTAAACAGGTTGAAGCGGAAAAACCTGATATGATTGTTTTACTTGGTGATATTACAGAAGGGCATGGCAGGTCACAAGATGTATTTACTCCGATATTGCATAAATTATCTGCTCCTTACGGTGTATGGGCGGTTTTAGGTAATCATGAGTCCCACCGCAATGAAAACAGTGGAAATATCTGGATGAAAGAATCGGGATTACAGGTACTCCATAACAGATGGGTGGAAATTAAGCCAGGTCTTGTTTTAGCTGGTGTAGATGATTTTACAGCAGGGCGTCGCTTGAATGAAAAAGTAGATTACATATCAAAAGCACTTGACAAAAAACCTAAAGGTGCCGTAATATTGCTTTCACATACACCTTGGTTTACAGAGAAAGCAGCAGGTGCCGGTGCAGGTTTAATGCTCTGCGGTCATACACACGACGGACAGATTTGGCCGTTCGGATATTTAGTTAAGACAAGATATCCATTGCTTGGCGGCAGGTATGAGGTAAATGGTATGACGGTTATTGTATGCAGGGGCACCGGAACATGGGGTCCAAGAATGAGACTTTGGCGACCCGGCGAGATTCTTCGGATAAAATTACACAATAAAAATAAAAAGTTAAACTAA
- a CDS encoding DUF6515 family protein: MRKKTFTDKFIMIMISCLIIIMIFDIVPLLGWVKSLPPHHEIVEREGRRYHYHEGRFYRPGFLGFGFTVVHPPVGAMVTVLPPGHRTVIYEGVPYYYCEDTYYNSCPSGYSVVTPPPIRHTDSSVYASTQTLTSPGEIVTINIPNSTKGYNAVTLKKQDGGYLGPQGEFYTEMPTVKQLQELYGK, translated from the coding sequence ATGAGGAAAAAAACTTTCACAGATAAATTTATAATGATTATGATTAGTTGTTTAATAATTATTATGATTTTTGATATTGTTCCGCTTTTGGGCTGGGTTAAATCTCTTCCACCGCACCACGAAATTGTTGAAAGGGAAGGTAGAAGATATCATTATCACGAAGGTAGATTTTATAGACCCGGTTTTTTAGGGTTTGGGTTCACTGTTGTTCATCCTCCTGTTGGAGCAATGGTCACTGTATTGCCTCCGGGACATAGAACTGTAATTTATGAAGGTGTTCCTTATTATTATTGTGAAGATACCTACTATAATAGTTGCCCTTCCGGATATTCTGTTGTAACGCCGCCCCCGATTAGACATACGGATTCATCAGTGTATGCCAGTACACAGACCCTGACATCGCCCGGAGAAATAGTTACAATAAACATTCCTAACTCTACTAAAGGCTATAATGCCGTTACATTGAAAAAGCAAGATGGTGGTTACCTCGGACCACAAGGAGAATTTTATACTGAGATGCCGACTGTCAAGCAATTACAGGAACTTTACGGAAAGTAG
- a CDS encoding AI-2E family transporter, translated as MEEKTNRVHFITYLVILCIFLILVLWMIGSFLLSIFFGGMLAMLFYPVYKWLILKKWKPHLASAVVTISILVLFIGPIVGFSIMAIRQGVSIMHNISGLRDFSPSIITNSLNRWQVVKTAICETGSANTKINSGILAALEYVELSILKLAKNIPIFLLQIVLSVISCFFALLDGERFLKFVFNLGILDKQVQNNLVKSFKDTAVSSIWASLASSTSDAVLLSLMFFIMEVPGVFVAGGTTFILAWIPFVGAVPVWLIGIVYLYLKGSMIKMIFMIIGGLITGALEHMVRILILHGRTAMHPLLGLVAVLGGIKIIGILGVFIGPVLVALLIALVKIWPISDVRSGI; from the coding sequence ATGGAAGAGAAAACTAATAGGGTACATTTCATAACTTATTTGGTGATACTCTGTATATTTCTTATACTTGTTTTATGGATGATAGGATCTTTTCTCCTTAGTATATTTTTTGGCGGAATGCTGGCAATGCTTTTCTATCCGGTTTATAAGTGGTTGATTTTAAAAAAATGGAAGCCTCATCTTGCCTCAGCAGTAGTAACTATTTCTATACTTGTGCTGTTTATCGGACCAATTGTCGGTTTTTCAATTATGGCAATAAGGCAAGGGGTTTCCATAATGCACAATATATCCGGTCTAAGAGACTTTTCACCTTCAATAATAACTAATTCACTTAATAGATGGCAGGTGGTCAAGACTGCAATTTGTGAAACAGGATCTGCTAACACGAAGATTAATAGTGGAATTCTGGCTGCTTTAGAGTATGTCGAATTAAGTATTTTAAAGCTTGCTAAAAATATTCCGATATTTCTTCTGCAGATTGTACTGTCTGTGATTTCCTGCTTCTTCGCGTTACTTGATGGTGAGCGGTTTTTGAAGTTTGTTTTTAATCTGGGTATTCTTGATAAGCAGGTGCAGAATAATCTTGTCAAGTCATTTAAGGATACTGCGGTTTCATCTATATGGGCAAGTCTTGCATCATCCACCAGCGATGCTGTTTTACTTTCATTAATGTTTTTTATTATGGAAGTACCCGGAGTTTTTGTAGCAGGGGGAACTACGTTTATACTCGCTTGGATTCCTTTCGTGGGAGCGGTGCCGGTCTGGCTGATAGGTATTGTGTATCTTTATCTAAAGGGTTCAATGATTAAAATGATATTTATGATTATAGGAGGTTTAATAACAGGTGCACTTGAACATATGGTACGAATTCTTATTCTTCACGGGAGAACAGCAATGCATCCTTTACTTGGACTTGTTGCTGTGTTAGGCGGGATAAAGATAATCGGTATATTGGGTGTTTTTATCGGACCGGTACTGGTTGCTCTTCTTATTGCTCTTGTCAAGATATGGCCTATCTCCGATGTTCGTTCCGGTATATAA
- a CDS encoding aldo/keto reductase: MKTFDLGERSGLKVPRVNIGGMRLPADYDDAVDLIRHAIDSGMRYIDTSRGYGESEWIIGRALKNGYRKKVILSTKSSPWVNRIRKSDNTSSDSIRRRIDESLKRLDTDYLDYYQVWNINSRECYNNAVAKGGMVDGIKKAMKEGLVKRTGFTTHDSVENLMDYIKEVDWCDIILFSYNLLNRKYAPVIEAARKAGIGTLVMNPVGGGKLAESSSKLKKLAREVGATSETDLAIRYVLSNPNVDTILCGMTKLSDVDSTISSAEKSRFGEKELKKIDGFIDNITEEGRKFCSRCKYCLPCPKGIDIPQIMNIIFDYRYWGFKKLSQKRYKDMKGSKAGACSKCGKCEKACTQKLSIMSEMTFAANKFGE; encoded by the coding sequence ATGAAAACATTTGATTTAGGAGAAAGATCAGGATTGAAAGTTCCTCGCGTTAACATTGGCGGAATGCGACTTCCGGCTGATTACGATGATGCTGTAGATTTAATAAGGCATGCCATAGACTCAGGTATGAGATATATAGACACTTCCCGGGGTTATGGAGAATCCGAATGGATTATCGGTCGTGCCCTTAAAAACGGGTACAGGAAAAAAGTCATCCTTTCAACTAAAAGCTCACCCTGGGTAAACAGAATCAGGAAGTCTGACAATACATCATCTGATTCGATACGGCGCAGGATTGATGAATCTTTAAAGCGGCTTGATACGGATTATCTTGATTATTACCAGGTCTGGAACATCAATAGCAGGGAATGTTATAATAATGCTGTCGCCAAAGGCGGTATGGTGGACGGCATAAAGAAAGCAATGAAAGAGGGATTGGTTAAGCGCACTGGCTTCACAACACATGATTCTGTAGAGAACCTCATGGATTACATAAAAGAAGTTGACTGGTGCGATATTATATTATTCTCTTATAACCTGCTCAACAGAAAATATGCACCGGTCATTGAAGCTGCACGCAAAGCCGGGATTGGTACGCTCGTCATGAACCCGGTCGGCGGAGGTAAGCTTGCAGAGTCAAGTTCCAAGCTTAAAAAACTGGCACGTGAAGTCGGCGCTACTTCTGAAACAGACCTCGCAATCAGATATGTGCTTTCTAATCCTAACGTGGACACCATACTCTGCGGTATGACAAAACTTTCAGATGTGGACAGCACCATCTCTTCAGCTGAAAAATCCCGGTTCGGCGAAAAAGAACTTAAAAAAATAGATGGATTCATAGATAACATAACAGAAGAAGGCCGTAAATTTTGTTCCCGTTGTAAATATTGTTTGCCATGCCCTAAAGGGATTGACATTCCTCAGATTATGAATATTATTTTTGATTACAGGTACTGGGGGTTCAAGAAACTCTCACAAAAACGTTACAAGGATATGAAAGGTTCCAAAGCAGGTGCATGTTCAAAGTGCGGAAAATGCGAAAAAGCCTGCACTCAAAAATTAAGTATTATGTCCGAGATGACGTTTGCAGCAAATAAATTTGGGGAATAA
- the typA gene encoding translational GTPase TypA, whose product MNKNDKVRNIAIIAHVDHGKTTLVDYMLRQSGTFRENQDVTERVMDSMDLEKERGVTISAKNCAIWWKDVRINILDTPGHADFGGEVERALKMVDGAILLVDAAEGPLPQTRFVLQKALESELKIIVLINKIDRKDARPKEVLDDVYELFMDLSEKSHHIDFPVIYSIGREGIAQKTLEEKGKDLTILFDTIISEVPAPSYNPDEPFQMLVCDLDYSDYIGRLAIGRVFNGKVSKNDNLICVKEGDKQVPLKITKLQLYDGISIKETSLAEPGDIVILAGIEDVSIGDTICNKDNPKALERIHVDEPTISMLFTINSSPLSGTEGNIVQSRRILERLRKETLQNVAIQLEEIPGSESYIVKGRGEFQMEILIEMMRREGFELNVGRPQVIFKKKEGKTYEPIEHLYIDCDESNIGIITEKLSNRKGKMVNMVNHGTGRVRLEFTVPSRALIGYRSEFLTDTRGTGIMSSYIQGYEEFRGDFSMRTTGSLVSDRAGKAVPYAIFHLEPRGTLFVSPNEPVYEGMIVGVNNRDSDLNVNPCKEKKLSNMRAATRDDNILLTPVQPMTLERAITFIKDDEMIEVTPKSIRLRKMILSESGRNNRSTKKLKV is encoded by the coding sequence ATGAATAAAAATGATAAAGTCCGGAACATAGCCATAATAGCGCACGTTGACCATGGCAAAACTACACTTGTAGATTATATGCTTCGCCAAAGCGGTACTTTCAGAGAAAATCAGGATGTTACCGAGCGGGTGATGGATAGCATGGACCTCGAAAAAGAACGTGGAGTGACAATCTCTGCGAAAAATTGCGCCATTTGGTGGAAGGATGTCCGGATAAATATTTTAGATACTCCCGGTCACGCTGATTTTGGCGGAGAAGTGGAGCGTGCTCTTAAAATGGTTGACGGGGCAATACTTCTTGTTGATGCTGCCGAGGGACCTTTACCGCAGACAAGATTTGTTTTGCAGAAAGCGCTCGAATCTGAACTGAAAATAATTGTATTAATAAACAAAATTGACAGGAAGGACGCCAGACCTAAAGAGGTACTCGATGATGTTTATGAACTATTCATGGATCTTTCTGAAAAATCGCATCATATAGATTTTCCGGTTATTTATTCTATCGGAAGGGAAGGAATAGCTCAAAAAACACTTGAAGAGAAAGGCAAGGATTTAACAATATTGTTTGATACTATAATAAGTGAAGTACCTGCTCCTTCGTATAATCCTGATGAGCCGTTTCAAATGCTTGTATGTGACCTTGATTATTCGGATTATATAGGCCGGCTTGCAATTGGAAGGGTGTTTAACGGCAAAGTAAGCAAGAATGATAATCTTATCTGTGTTAAAGAAGGCGACAAGCAGGTCCCGTTAAAAATAACCAAACTCCAGCTTTATGACGGAATTAGTATCAAGGAAACATCATTAGCTGAGCCCGGAGATATTGTTATTCTTGCAGGTATTGAAGATGTCTCTATCGGTGATACTATCTGCAATAAAGACAACCCGAAAGCACTTGAACGGATTCATGTCGATGAACCGACAATATCAATGTTGTTCACTATAAACTCATCTCCGCTTTCAGGAACGGAAGGGAATATTGTTCAATCACGTAGGATTCTGGAACGGCTAAGAAAAGAAACTTTACAGAATGTCGCGATCCAATTGGAAGAAATTCCCGGTTCAGAGAGTTATATAGTTAAAGGAAGAGGCGAGTTTCAAATGGAAATACTTATTGAAATGATGAGACGGGAAGGTTTTGAACTCAATGTCGGCAGGCCTCAGGTTATATTCAAGAAAAAGGAAGGGAAAACCTATGAACCGATAGAGCATCTTTATATTGATTGTGATGAATCCAATATCGGAATAATTACTGAAAAACTGTCTAACAGAAAAGGCAAAATGGTTAATATGGTAAATCACGGTACAGGAAGAGTAAGGTTGGAGTTTACTGTACCGTCACGAGCACTAATCGGTTACAGGAGTGAATTTCTTACGGATACCAGGGGTACTGGAATAATGAGCTCGTATATTCAGGGTTATGAAGAATTCAGGGGCGATTTTTCTATGAGAACAACAGGTTCACTGGTTTCTGACAGAGCAGGGAAAGCTGTCCCTTATGCTATTTTCCATCTGGAACCGAGGGGAACGCTTTTTGTTTCTCCTAATGAACCTGTATATGAAGGTATGATAGTTGGTGTAAATAACCGGGACAGCGATTTGAATGTTAATCCCTGCAAGGAAAAAAAACTTTCAAATATGAGAGCAGCAACAAGAGATGACAATATTCTTCTTACGCCGGTTCAACCAATGACACTTGAGCGGGCAATAACATTCATAAAAGATGATGAAATGATAGAAGTAACTCCTAAATCCATACGGCTTAGGAAGATGATACTTTCTGAATCCGGACGCAATAATCGCAGTACTAAAAAATTAAAAGTTTAA